A single Aminobacterium mobile DSM 12262 DNA region contains:
- the folK gene encoding 2-amino-4-hydroxy-6-hydroxymethyldihydropteridine diphosphokinase, with protein MRVALALGSNVGDRMNNLRKAVQILDSKGVHVVAKSDIFETAPLGEVEQTRFLNACILVETSMDAFALLNLVKQIEKDMGRIERWRWGPREIDIDLLLLENGECIDDKRLRIPHPEMHRRSFVLVPLNQIAANWVHPQLRVTISSLVETLKDKDKTLIKISSL; from the coding sequence ATGCGTGTTGCACTGGCTCTTGGTAGTAATGTGGGGGACCGCATGAATAATCTGCGGAAAGCCGTGCAAATTTTAGATAGTAAAGGTGTCCACGTCGTTGCGAAAAGTGACATTTTTGAAACAGCTCCTTTAGGGGAGGTTGAACAAACTCGTTTCCTTAATGCCTGCATTCTCGTAGAAACTTCTATGGACGCTTTTGCTCTTCTCAACCTCGTTAAACAGATAGAAAAAGACATGGGAAGGATTGAAAGGTGGCGATGGGGGCCTCGGGAAATCGACATCGATTTGTTGTTGCTGGAAAATGGTGAGTGCATTGATGATAAAAGACTTCGTATTCCTCATCCTGAAATGCACCGCAGATCTTTCGTTTTAGTTCCACTGAACCAAATAGCTGCAAATTGGGTTCACCCACAGCTTAGGGTAACTATAAGCTCTTTAGTAGAAACTCTAAAAGATAAGGATAAAACGTTAATAAAAATATCCAGCTTGTAA
- the folP gene encoding dihydropteroate synthase, whose translation MTIYSVHVHSNSELISLIHKIGADPRSAAYFLPKREILPIWVSQVDFRAAAYVKQELLARGGDAIVHKNVIDGRTEKSDVLLLGTEGQYKALLLKLKALSCWGLDQLREELSNTFKAMAQRSWNLSLPRHRTLSLGGGETKVMGILNITPDSFYSESRLSTADEAVKRARQMLEAGADILDIGAESTRPGSDPISATEEQDRLIPALSAVRKEFQDAVISVDTYRGETARIASDCGADIINDVSGFTLDQDMFSATVQTDLVYVLSHIQGIPKTMQNNPVYCDVIGESIDYFHQRLHMLAEAGVAPDRIIIDPGIGFGKRLEDNMRVLKFIQSYRSLGRPILVGHSRKGFIRTLLETEDTTSRLYGTLAVSAYCAKEAVELVRVHDVKATHDVITIIKAIREAGM comes from the coding sequence GTGACTATATATTCTGTGCACGTTCATTCCAATAGCGAGCTCATATCTCTCATACATAAAATTGGAGCAGATCCCCGCTCGGCTGCATATTTTTTGCCAAAGCGAGAAATTTTGCCCATTTGGGTTTCCCAAGTAGATTTTCGGGCAGCAGCCTATGTAAAGCAGGAACTCTTGGCTCGTGGCGGTGATGCTATCGTCCATAAAAATGTTATTGACGGGCGAACCGAAAAAAGCGATGTGCTTCTTCTGGGGACAGAGGGCCAATATAAAGCGCTGCTTCTGAAACTGAAAGCCCTCTCTTGCTGGGGCCTTGACCAATTACGTGAAGAACTCAGCAACACATTCAAAGCTATGGCACAACGCTCTTGGAATCTCTCCTTGCCTCGTCATCGAACCCTGTCTCTTGGCGGTGGTGAAACAAAAGTAATGGGGATTCTCAACATCACCCCCGATTCTTTTTATAGCGAAAGTCGACTTTCTACAGCAGATGAAGCTGTAAAACGAGCCCGTCAAATGCTAGAGGCAGGAGCTGATATTCTCGACATAGGAGCGGAATCCACCCGCCCCGGCTCAGATCCCATTTCTGCCACGGAAGAGCAAGATCGTCTTATACCCGCCCTCTCCGCCGTTAGGAAGGAGTTTCAAGACGCTGTTATTTCTGTCGATACATATAGAGGGGAGACAGCCCGAATAGCGTCGGATTGTGGCGCTGATATAATAAATGATGTGTCTGGTTTTACACTTGACCAAGATATGTTCTCAGCAACTGTTCAAACCGATCTTGTCTATGTGCTCTCCCATATACAAGGAATACCTAAAACCATGCAAAACAACCCTGTATACTGCGATGTAATTGGAGAGTCTATCGACTATTTTCACCAGCGCCTTCATATGCTAGCAGAAGCAGGAGTCGCTCCTGACAGAATTATTATTGATCCAGGGATCGGTTTTGGAAAAAGGCTCGAAGATAATATGCGGGTATTAAAGTTTATCCAATCATATAGGAGTCTTGGGCGTCCTATTTTGGTCGGTCATTCCAGAAAAGGCTTTATACGAACTCTACTTGAAACAGAAGACACGACGTCCCGTCTCTATGGAACTTTAGCCGTTTCTGCTTATTGCGCCAAAGAAGCAGTGGAACTTGTACGAGTTCACGACGTAAAAGCAACTCACGATGTGATTACCATCATTAAGGCTATAAGGGAGGCAGGGATGTGA
- a CDS encoding histidine phosphatase family protein, with product MATDREHTTIILARHGECQGNREERFRGRVDYPLNERGLEQAEDLGKAIAPMVPDFIYTSPLLRAKQTATAIARACSHKHLFECEGLNNINFSFWEGRLKKEIALEYPSDWETWLTYPEKLRLFGAETLQEVQGRALRALKELVEKHYGDTIVVVSHRTVLKPLIAGCLNIPEPYFWKTHMDTASYSILTYDYQRGYGLFSLNQTAHLKKVSTEWI from the coding sequence ATGGCTACTGATCGAGAACACACGACTATAATTTTAGCTAGACACGGTGAATGTCAAGGTAATCGAGAAGAGAGATTTCGCGGCCGTGTGGACTATCCTCTCAACGAAAGGGGGCTGGAACAGGCAGAAGATTTAGGCAAAGCCATCGCCCCCATGGTTCCCGACTTTATTTATACAAGCCCTCTGCTACGAGCCAAACAAACGGCTACAGCCATCGCCAGAGCATGTAGCCATAAACATCTTTTTGAATGCGAAGGCCTAAACAATATTAATTTCAGTTTTTGGGAAGGGCGCCTTAAAAAAGAAATCGCTCTAGAGTACCCGAGTGACTGGGAAACATGGCTCACCTATCCAGAAAAGTTGCGCCTTTTCGGAGCAGAAACCTTACAAGAAGTGCAAGGCAGGGCATTACGTGCTCTTAAAGAACTGGTTGAAAAACATTACGGAGACACTATAGTCGTTGTCTCTCATCGTACTGTGCTGAAACCCCTTATAGCCGGCTGTCTCAATATTCCTGAACCCTACTTCTGGAAAACCCATATGGACACCGCATCCTATAGCATCTTGACATATGACTATCAAAGAGGATACGGCCTCTTCTCTCTGAACCAAACTGCTCACTTGAAAAAAGTCTCCACTGAATGGATTTAG
- the hrcA gene encoding heat-inducible transcriptional repressor HrcA: MLTERQLEIVLAVVYEYIQTGEPAGSRTIARKYLKGCSAATIRNEMYDLELMGYFYQPHTSAGRLPTSRAYRLYVDSILHRRRVPPVGFEYWKDGIREQKQGIESLLSYVSQLLGRVTNYVGVAAISSLHEVEIQHVDFVRLGGNTVLVIMVLKGGLVHHNIVALPCDLSQDSLEELARRINMICVGHPWSEVREVLYSYVIEGLERFSDACSEAIIQIDGMLQKYNYRLFTGGAQHILNLPDFQDISKLQAVLSLLEEESSLAEVVDRCSLERGVNISIGDENPEEEMQECSILMVPSRKRGRRTVLGVIGPMRMDYEKTISILEAMMADLEEENVD, encoded by the coding sequence GTGCTTACCGAACGGCAACTAGAGATCGTTTTAGCCGTTGTGTATGAATATATTCAGACTGGGGAACCGGCAGGATCTCGTACTATTGCCCGTAAGTATTTAAAAGGTTGCAGTGCGGCTACGATACGTAATGAAATGTACGATCTTGAGCTGATGGGCTATTTCTATCAACCTCACACATCGGCAGGACGCCTTCCCACATCAAGGGCTTACCGACTTTATGTCGATTCTATTCTACATCGAAGAAGAGTCCCTCCGGTTGGATTTGAGTATTGGAAAGATGGCATTCGAGAACAGAAGCAAGGCATCGAATCTCTTTTATCCTATGTCTCCCAACTTCTGGGGCGGGTAACAAACTATGTGGGTGTTGCTGCTATATCCTCCCTTCATGAAGTGGAAATTCAACATGTGGATTTTGTTCGTCTTGGCGGAAATACGGTTCTTGTAATTATGGTACTTAAAGGTGGCCTTGTTCACCATAATATAGTGGCTTTGCCATGTGATTTATCTCAGGATTCCCTTGAGGAGTTGGCTCGTCGTATCAATATGATATGTGTTGGACATCCGTGGTCAGAAGTGCGGGAAGTCCTCTATTCTTATGTTATAGAGGGCCTTGAAAGATTTTCTGATGCGTGTTCAGAAGCCATTATACAAATAGACGGGATGTTGCAGAAGTATAACTATAGGCTATTTACAGGGGGGGCGCAGCATATCCTCAACCTCCCTGATTTTCAAGATATAAGTAAACTTCAGGCTGTTCTCTCTCTGCTGGAAGAGGAATCTTCTCTGGCAGAGGTTGTAGATCGTTGTTCTCTTGAACGCGGCGTTAATATTTCCATTGGAGATGAAAACCCGGAAGAGGAAATGCAAGAGTGTTCCATATTGATGGTTCCTTCAAGAAAGCGCGGTCGAAGAACAGTTTTAGGTGTAATTGGACCGATGAGAATGGATTATGAAAAAACGATTTCCATTCTCGAAGCCATGATGGCAGATCTGGAAGAAGAAAACGTCGATTAA